The Vanessa cardui chromosome 2, ilVanCard2.1, whole genome shotgun sequence genome contains the following window.
TCAAAACAAACTGAAACAAATAACTACGACACTATTGGCTAAATATCTTACACAaggactattttttatatatttattattattttcttgatcAGATATATTAATCtccagtataattatattttgatatcgtatcaatataatatcatttagaTGATTCgacttaatgtataaaaaaaatactacgtCAAAATCAATTTTACGCTTTGCAGTAATCATCCTCTCTGTGAACCATGCAgcgttgtatttattattttacgatgtatttaaatcttaatgATGATGACATTAACCAGCGagataataaatgattaacTTCATATAATTGTTTTCTGTCTGAGACGTGACCTACTTGACATAGTAAttctttcataaatattgttcaCGTTAACTAACCATTACATCCGTTTATGGTCAAGTACATGTCAAACATAATTAACAATTCATTAACCTTATAATTATGTCACACTGCTGCGGAAAAGCCTCCTCACCTGAGAAACGTGGAAGCTGTcgatttactttatataacCACATTAAGggccagtggttacaacgcgtgcatcttaaccggtgaatgcgggttcaaacccaggcaagcaccgctgtatatgtatatgtgcttaatttgtgtttcttaatttgtctcgttttcggcggtgaaggaaaacatcgtgagaaaacctgcatgtgtctattttcatccaaattctgccacatgtgcagtCCCGAAACTGCGAACtgcgaatatgttccaaaccctctccataatggaagaggtggccttatctgagcagtgggaaatttacaggctactttactttttctttttttaaccacattaaaaaaaattccataTACACAGTTTATTGTGTATACGGAATACTAATTTACGAACGAACATTTtcctttattaacaaaaataaaaccagTGTCAAAATCTATAAAATGGGATATATAGGACAACAGACtatatgaaaaatgaaatagaacagactctgtttttaaaaaattatgcgAACTAATTTAGACTAGACTGGATTTTCTCgcttatgataaaatattaatttatcgacGCCAGACCTTTTTTTGTCTGAAAACTCGATTAAGGCTGGGAAGTATAATCAATCACCAGCCCAAAAGCTGTTACTGTTGGGACGTTGATTATTCGCATTAATGccgatatttttgttatattgagtgatgaaaataaaaatcagcCTTGTTTAATCGTTAATACAAAACAGTTGCTGCAAAACAGTACTATTTTTGGCCAGAAGCGCTAATTGACAAAGAAGACTCGTTTGTTAAGCCTTTATTAaagatgtataaataatatttgcctCGCTTACCTTGCAGGCGCTATGTTCGGCCAGGTTGCGCTGACAAAAAATCTAACAAAAGCCGGACAGACCAGACAGGTAAATATTTGGCCGGACAAGTCCGTAAAATAACATGTCAGGCTAATTCCGAGCGCTTGGCAACACTATTttctatacaaattttataacttatatcTATTTTACCGATACgaaatatgtttttcatttattttaacgtaGTCCATAAAAATGCTAGACTCGTCTTAGATATACCACGAATCATGTTGAACCTgatatgatttaataattagtttGCTTCGATAGCTAAAGTTTCATCTGGTattcaaacaatataaataccTAACTCTATGACAAAGAACGGCCTTCGAATATTTATAGCATAGCGATCCATCgctataaataatctataatgtaacaatgtagaaatatttaattttcattgtacatataatgcaaaataaacaacactaattgaaatacaaaaataaccaACTTCGACTTATTAGCAGCCTTCTTTCAAGCGGCTCACAGCTTTTTGTACCTCGTTAAATTGCTATTAATCTTCCTTATCTTTATTTTGCATttgtttgtagttataaatgtttaaaataattaagttgatTGTATAGAGTAAAGAACATAACCCAAGTAAATTAGTTAAtggttgtatttttttgttttcagtgacgaaaatagaaaataattatcataatgcGCCTATCAACATACCTATGTATTATTCTAAACATAGCCGGAGCATCATTAGAAACATATAATGTTCTTGATTTCTGGACGAATTTATTCCGACCCCTACCTCGCACCAAAAAAGAAGGATTTGTACCTGACTACACTCCCAAAGACGGTCAAGAATATGATTTCATTGTGGTGGGAGCTGGATCAGCCGGTTGCGTTTTAGCCAATCGGTTATCAGAAATTCCTCAATGGAAGGTGCTCCTCTTAGAAGCAGGTGGCAATGAAAACTACTTTTCAGACATTCCGATTTTTGCTCCTTTTCTATCAATAACTCCCATGAATTGGGGTTACGCTTCTGAACCACAAGAAAAAGCCTGTCGTGATCTCAGAGGAAAGGTGTGCTACATGCCTCGCGGTAAAGTTCTCGGTGGAAGCAGTGTTcttaatttcttaatatatcaAAGAGGTCACCCCGAGGATTACAATGATTGGGTTCGAATGGGTAATAACGGTTGGAGTTATAAAGAAATACTGCCGTACTTTAAGAaatctgaaaatataaaaataaatgacttaaGAAATTCAATTTACCATGGTGTAGGAGGATATTTAGACATTGATTATTCCACATATTCTACTCCTTTAAATGAAGCCTTCAAGAAAGCAGGTGAAGAACTTGGCTACGAATGGAATGATCCTAACGGGGAAAAAGTAATAGGTTTCTCAAAGCCTCAGGCGACTATCCGGAATGGGAGACGGTGTAGCACATCCAAAGCTTTTTTAGAACCGGTGCGATTtagaagaaatttaaaaatttcaaagtaTTCAACCGTAACGAAGATTTTAATTGATCCAATTACTAAAGTAGCAAATGGAGTGGAGTTCGTGAAAAATGGCAAGAGGTAATATGAAAATTTCATAATGATAGTTGTCCTTAACatttacgaaaataaaaaaagaaagtgtGTTTAAAATATGAGCTTTATACAATCGTCAATAAAATGGTACATAACATAATTGATGAAATATggaaaatttaactaacataaattGCAGATTGACGCAATAAGCactctaaataattatttacatcaatGATTATGTTAAATGGACAAATAAGTCCATAAACTTGGTtgtaatataaacttattatgatataagttttattatccATTAAACGAATCTGCCTCATTACTTTAGTCATTTTGCGTGCAaatatgcaatattatttaacaaaactcATTCTGTGAATAAGGAAAAAttctattaaagaaatatttattttctttatgatCAAAATAATCCTTATAAGTTGTATTGTTCTAGGAAAAGAATATTTGCTCGACGAGAAGTTGTTTTGGCAGCTGGAACTATCGGCTCGGCCCAATTGC
Protein-coding sequences here:
- the LOC124542722 gene encoding glucose dehydrogenase [FAD, quinone]; its protein translation is MRLSTYLCIILNIAGASLETYNVLDFWTNLFRPLPRTKKEGFVPDYTPKDGQEYDFIVVGAGSAGCVLANRLSEIPQWKVLLLEAGGNENYFSDIPIFAPFLSITPMNWGYASEPQEKACRDLRGKVCYMPRGKVLGGSSVLNFLIYQRGHPEDYNDWVRMGNNGWSYKEILPYFKKSENIKINDLRNSIYHGVGGYLDIDYSTYSTPLNEAFKKAGEELGYEWNDPNGEKVIGFSKPQATIRNGRRCSTSKAFLEPVRFRRNLKISKYSTVTKILIDPITKVANGVEFVKNGKRKRIFARREVVLAAGTIGSAQLLMLSGIGPEEHLNELGIKSVANLPVGYNLQDHITFSGNAFIVNTTNLCVNDILAASPTSAALYMLGQGPLTIPGGAAGLAFTQTKYGQDLGEGRPDMELVMGAGSLAGDLLGIIRSMLGVTDQWYEEVYGSLPLQDRQNSFALNPILIRPRSVGRVTLRTANFTDQPRIQPNYFNHPDDLLALKEGVRFAQRIINTKAFQRYGTRLHDTPFPNCKNFAFNSEEYWECAIMQTSITLDHQVGTCKMAPSADPTGVVSPRLQVHGIKGLRIADASVMPRIPASHTHAPVVMIAEKAADLIKEDWNMPIQYIPL